TTTTAATCAACAACAAGAAAAATCCATTGCAATCCGTTTAGTTTCAAACAATTCATATGGTTTGGATAGCGGGGCAAACCTGCTTTATAAAGGGGTTGTGGTTGGCTCTGTTATCAAAGTGGGACTACAAGGTACAACTAAGCAAAGCAACAACGAAGTTTTCATGGATGTGTTGGTTGATCATGAATACAAGCATCTACTTAAATCAAATAACCGATTCTATGTGACTGGCAGTGCTTCTGCTGAGCTCACTGAGTCGGGGTTAAGTATTACTGTGCCACCTGCAAAACAACTCTTAACAGGTTCAATTAGCTTTGTCAGTCAAGGCAAAAACACTGTGAAAGATGAATATCAACTATTTCAAAGTGCCTCATTAGCAGAGATTGCCCAGTACAATCAAACTGGCTCTAAGACTCTGACATTATTCACCAAAGAGCTCCCCTCGATTTCCAAAGGCAGCCCACTCCTCTACCGCAACTTGCCTGTAGGAAGTGTCTCTGATTTTAGCTTGGTTAACGATGGGGTGATTGTAAAAGTGACGATAGAGAACCGTTACGCTTACTTAGTTGGCAAGCAAACCGTTTTTTGGAATCGTTCAGGCGTTGAAATCGACGCATCAATGGCAGGCATTCGCGTAAAAGCCGACCCAATAAGGACTCTTATCCAGGGTGGCATTGCGTTTGATACTATAGAAGGTGTTGAAAACAAAATCGCTCATCGCTGGAAACTTTACAACAACCAAAGTGAAGCCAGACAATTTGGTAAAACCATCACATTATTGACAAATGGCACCCAAGAAGTGAGCGAAGGGACCCCTATTCAATATCAAGGAATTAAAGTTGGAGAAGTCACCTCTGTATCACCAGATTTCAAGCAAGAGTCGATGAAAGTACAAGCGCATCTCTACCCTCAATATGTTGACGACATTGCCGTGACAGGGTCACACTTTTGGCTCGCTTCACCACAAATTGGAATTAGCGGAGTCAAAAACCTCGATGCGCTTGTCTCTAAATCGATCAGCGTTAAGCCAGGAAATGGTAACAGTAAGTTCCAATTTGACTTAGCAAATACTGACCAATCACAACAAGGCATAGGCTTTATTTTACAGAGCGAACAACGCGGTTCTGTTCAAGTAGGCACACCAATACTCTACCGACAAATGGATGTAGGGACAGTCACAGATATTCAGCTCGGTGAGTTTGCTGACCGAGTCATGATTCAAATTGAAGTTTTGCCTCAATTCGCTTACCTAGTGCGTCAAAACAGTGTCTTTTGGAATGTTTCTGGCGTTGATGTTTCTTTTGGCCTCTCAGGCGCAAGCATCCGTTCTGGCACAGTTGAAAGTTTAGTTAGAGGTGGCATCGCGTTTGCTACCCCTGAACAATCAAACCTTAAACCGATTGCAGAAGCTGGGAAAACGTTTTACCTCAACCCTCAAGCTGAAGAAGATTGGACAAGTTGGCAAACACCGATACCTAAACCTTAGTCGCCCAAACTAACACCCAAAATTATCAAAAGAGTAGCTTTTATGCTGCTCTTTTTGGTTCGTTTCCGACTATCAGTGTTCGTTTCTTTGGTGATTTCGTATATTATTTGCTTTAAATTCTGTAACCGAGAAATGACTTTGCATTCTAACGTATATATTCCTGAAGCTTTTCTAGAAAAAATTCAGACTATTCTTCCCAAGCATCTCAACATGGAAGAATTTATCGCATCTTGTCAAAAACCACTGCGTAAAAGCATCCGAGTGAACACCTTGAAGATCAGTGTGGAATCATTTCTCGAACGTGCAGAGTTAAAAGGTTGGAAGCTTACGCCTGTCCCATGGTGTGATACTGGTTTCTGGATTGATGCAGATGAATCAAACGTCCCACTTGGCAATACTGCCGAGCATATGTCAGGATTATTTTACATCCAAGAAGCCAGTTCCATGATGCCTGTCTCAGCTCTTTTCATGCACGAAGAGCAATATCACAGCGTATTAGATACTGCTGCCGCACCAGGCTCAAAAACAACTCAAATCGCTGCACTCATGGACAATCAAGGCATCTTAGTCGCCAACGAGTATGCCGCTAGTCGAGTCAAAGTTTTGCACGCCAATATTGAACGATGTGGTGTTCGCAATACAGCCCTGAGTAATTTCGATGGCCGTGTCTTTGGTGGATGGCTTCCCGAGCAATTTGACGCCGTGTTATTGGATGCTCCATGCTCTGGTGAAGGAACATTACGTAAAGATGCTGATGCCATGAAAAACTGGTCTCAAGAATCTGTCCTTGATATCGCCAATACGCAAAAAGAACTGATTGAAAGTGCGTTCTGCTCTCTCAAAACCGATGGTGTGATGGTCTACTCTACCTGTACTTTAAGTACCGAAGAGAACCAACAAGTGTGCCATCACATAAAAGAGACATTTGGTGACGCGGTGAAATTTGAAAGCCTTGCAGGTTTATTCCCTATGGCTGAACAAGCCCTAACCGAAGACGGCTTTTTACATATTTTCCCTCAAGTCTACGATTGTGAAGGCTTCTTCGTTGCTCGAGTTCGTAAAGTCGCTCCCGTAGAGACACCAATCGTAAAAAAACGTATGGGTAAATTCCCATTTGAAAAGGCTTCAAAAAAAGTAACTTCTGACATTGCCAATCAGCTCAAAGACGCATTGGGCATTAGCTTTCCAAATGACGCAACATTATGG
This window of the Vibrio azureus genome carries:
- a CDS encoding MlaD family protein, with protein sequence MSDKNGSQASYSPDVKKSKGISPLWLLPVLTMVLAGWLVFKSVHDAGQSVQIYFSEAAGLIPGRTTIRYQGLEVGMVRNISLSQDLSNIYVDADIYPDATKLLNDKTRFWLVKPTASLSGVSGLDALVSGNYIAIQPGDSQKFETTFHALNSAPRDLKVNQGLNIQLKSRDLGGISIGSQIVYKKIPIGEIYNYQLDKDAKSVTIQANIEEQYRHIINDRSRFWNVSGLGANIGFNGVDVKLESMNALLSGAIAVDSPDDGEPVKENSEFHLYKDLQTAGRGIAIKIALPDDNNISGKGAPIMYRGIEVGQITDLKLSEDNKVILASAAIQPAFSDMLTVNTRFVLEEAKVSLSGVENITNLVRGNFLTIVPNKGKSTRQFTAIRKSVFNQQQEKSIAIRLVSNNSYGLDSGANLLYKGVVVGSVIKVGLQGTTKQSNNEVFMDVLVDHEYKHLLKSNNRFYVTGSASAELTESGLSITVPPAKQLLTGSISFVSQGKNTVKDEYQLFQSASLAEIAQYNQTGSKTLTLFTKELPSISKGSPLLYRNLPVGSVSDFSLVNDGVIVKVTIENRYAYLVGKQTVFWNRSGVEIDASMAGIRVKADPIRTLIQGGIAFDTIEGVENKIAHRWKLYNNQSEARQFGKTITLLTNGTQEVSEGTPIQYQGIKVGEVTSVSPDFKQESMKVQAHLYPQYVDDIAVTGSHFWLASPQIGISGVKNLDALVSKSISVKPGNGNSKFQFDLANTDQSQQGIGFILQSEQRGSVQVGTPILYRQMDVGTVTDIQLGEFADRVMIQIEVLPQFAYLVRQNSVFWNVSGVDVSFGLSGASIRSGTVESLVRGGIAFATPEQSNLKPIAEAGKTFYLNPQAEEDWTSWQTPIPKP
- the rsmF gene encoding 16S rRNA (cytosine(1407)-C(5))-methyltransferase RsmF; translated protein: MHSNVYIPEAFLEKIQTILPKHLNMEEFIASCQKPLRKSIRVNTLKISVESFLERAELKGWKLTPVPWCDTGFWIDADESNVPLGNTAEHMSGLFYIQEASSMMPVSALFMHEEQYHSVLDTAAAPGSKTTQIAALMDNQGILVANEYAASRVKVLHANIERCGVRNTALSNFDGRVFGGWLPEQFDAVLLDAPCSGEGTLRKDADAMKNWSQESVLDIANTQKELIESAFCSLKTDGVMVYSTCTLSTEENQQVCHHIKETFGDAVKFESLAGLFPMAEQALTEDGFLHIFPQVYDCEGFFVARVRKVAPVETPIVKKRMGKFPFEKASKKVTSDIANQLKDALGISFPNDATLWLRDKDVWLFPQALEPMLGELRFSRMGIKIAETHKNGYRWQHQVATALADGTEQHTVELNTEEAREWFMGRDIRPSYLAEKQVTKGEVLVKYDGAIIGLGKWVNNRIKNGLPRELVRDKNLF